From Veillonella dispar, one genomic window encodes:
- the folE gene encoding GTP cyclohydrolase I FolE, with protein MDTEKIESLVYQLLEALGEDPNREGLVETPKRVAQMMAEVYEGIQYTNAEIAEMYGKTFEVDTNQMVVVKDITCFSHCEHHMALMYDMSISIGYIPKGRVIGLSKIPRIAEMCCKRLQLQEKIGEDIAEVISLATGSEDVIVHITSSHSCMSARGIKSTDSQTTTLATKGVFNEDNMIHRFMLMKQS; from the coding sequence ATGGATACAGAAAAAATAGAATCACTTGTATATCAATTGCTAGAAGCCTTGGGGGAGGACCCTAATCGTGAAGGTTTAGTAGAAACGCCTAAGCGCGTAGCTCAAATGATGGCAGAGGTATACGAAGGGATTCAGTATACGAATGCTGAGATTGCAGAGATGTATGGTAAGACCTTTGAAGTTGATACAAATCAAATGGTTGTAGTAAAGGATATTACGTGTTTTTCCCATTGCGAACACCATATGGCTTTAATGTATGATATGAGTATTAGCATTGGCTATATTCCTAAAGGTCGTGTTATTGGCTTATCTAAAATACCTCGTATTGCTGAAATGTGTTGCAAACGATTGCAATTACAAGAAAAAATTGGAGAAGATATAGCTGAAGTTATTTCACTAGCTACAGGGTCAGAGGATGTTATTGTTCATATTACATCTTCTCATAGTTGTATGAGTGCGAGAGGGATTAAATCTACAGATAGCCAGACTACTACATTAGCTACAAAGGGCGTATTTAACGAAGATAATATGATTCACCGTTTTATGTTGATGAAACAGTCGTAG
- a CDS encoding Nif3-like dinuclear metal center hexameric protein, protein MTTVQQVITLMEQLAPRSYAESWDNVGLMVGDRNAMVTGVLTTLDVKEETISYAIEHDCNLIISHHPLIFKGLKQLSCDTAQGRMIHKLIQHKIAVYSAHTNLDIAPGGLNDMLAERLGLIDVKGFIKTGEDALYKITTFVPENAADAVRHAMGSAGAGKIGNYEHCSFSIHGEGRFIGNEDSNPVIGEAGALTVATEVQVNAVVDGTHLSQVVEAMKEAHPYEEVAYEVVSLSEPKCSIQYLGRIGHLPNALNLDTFREWVQEALPEANIRFAGVAPQEIQSIALCSGAGAEFIKDAAHLHVDAYITGDVKYHDAQLAKELGLLVVDAGHFGTESIVARGLCDYLLSKDVPVPVKAFTEQNDFFFL, encoded by the coding sequence ATGACAACTGTTCAACAAGTCATTACCTTAATGGAACAATTAGCACCTCGATCCTATGCGGAATCTTGGGACAATGTAGGCCTTATGGTAGGCGACAGAAATGCTATGGTTACAGGTGTATTAACTACATTAGATGTAAAAGAGGAAACTATTTCGTATGCTATTGAACATGACTGTAATTTAATCATTAGTCATCACCCGTTAATTTTTAAAGGATTAAAACAATTATCTTGTGATACGGCTCAAGGGCGCATGATTCATAAATTGATTCAACATAAGATAGCCGTATATAGTGCCCATACGAATCTTGATATTGCACCTGGTGGCTTAAACGATATGTTGGCAGAACGATTAGGTCTTATAGATGTTAAGGGCTTTATCAAAACTGGTGAAGATGCGCTATATAAGATAACTACATTTGTGCCTGAAAATGCAGCTGATGCGGTTCGTCATGCAATGGGATCTGCTGGTGCTGGCAAAATTGGTAACTACGAGCATTGTAGCTTTAGTATTCATGGTGAAGGTCGCTTCATTGGTAACGAAGACTCTAATCCTGTTATCGGTGAAGCCGGTGCTTTAACGGTCGCAACTGAGGTACAAGTGAACGCTGTCGTTGATGGTACACATTTAAGCCAAGTTGTAGAGGCAATGAAAGAGGCCCATCCTTATGAAGAGGTAGCTTATGAAGTGGTATCCTTGTCTGAGCCAAAATGTTCAATTCAATATTTAGGTCGTATTGGTCATTTACCAAATGCACTCAATTTAGATACATTCCGTGAATGGGTTCAGGAAGCATTGCCAGAGGCTAATATTCGTTTTGCTGGGGTAGCTCCTCAAGAAATACAATCTATAGCGCTCTGCTCTGGTGCTGGCGCAGAATTTATTAAGGATGCAGCTCATCTACATGTGGATGCATATATTACAGGTGATGTGAAGTATCATGATGCACAATTAGCTAAAGAGCTGGGATTGCTCGTAGTTGATGCGGGACATTTTGGTACAGAATCTATTGTTGCGAGAGGCTTATGTGATTATTTACTTAGTAAAGATGTACCTGTTCCTGTGAAAGCTTTTACAGAACAGAATGATTTCTTTTTCTTATAA
- a CDS encoding 4Fe-4S cluster-binding domain-containing protein, producing the protein MNVIEIFASIDGEGSRQGLLTTFLRLHDCNIRCSYCDTTYSYGIDSTFTDMTVREVADAIESLGNHRITITGGEPLLQEAAVVELIDELNRRKSAKLEDEPCTDIKSTTGINVSVDAQDVLDSESLYDFNIETNGTIIPSFHRENVWFTYDYKTPSSLAEKSMNLDIFKVSREQDLIKFVVGSVEDLDCMRHMINQYPTKAQIYVSPVWGKIEAAAIIDYMNEHNLQNVRFQLQIHKFVWDPDAKGV; encoded by the coding sequence ATGAACGTGATTGAAATCTTCGCTTCTATTGATGGTGAAGGAAGTCGTCAAGGGCTATTAACCACATTCTTACGCCTTCATGATTGCAATATACGCTGTTCATATTGTGATACTACCTATAGTTATGGTATTGATAGTACTTTCACAGACATGACCGTCCGAGAGGTGGCTGATGCAATTGAAAGTTTAGGCAATCATCGAATTACCATTACGGGTGGTGAGCCACTATTACAAGAAGCTGCTGTAGTGGAACTAATCGATGAATTAAATCGTCGTAAATCTGCTAAATTAGAGGATGAACCGTGTACTGATATAAAATCGACTACGGGAATTAACGTATCTGTAGATGCCCAAGACGTATTAGATAGTGAAAGTCTTTACGATTTCAATATTGAAACAAATGGTACGATTATACCGAGCTTTCACCGAGAAAATGTGTGGTTTACCTACGATTATAAAACACCGTCCTCTTTAGCTGAGAAATCTATGAATTTAGATATATTCAAAGTTTCTAGGGAACAGGATTTAATTAAATTTGTAGTAGGTTCCGTAGAGGATTTAGACTGTATGCGTCATATGATTAATCAATATCCTACAAAGGCTCAAATCTATGTATCACCAGTGTGGGGAAAAATAGAGGCAGCTGCTATTATTGATTATATGAATGAACATAATCTACAAAATGTACGATTCCAATTACAGATTCATAAATTTGTATGGGATCCTGATGCGAAAGGTGTATAG
- the dnaG gene encoding DNA primase — MSRYFENELIEQIKDANDIVSVISEHVALKKRGKNYWGCCPFHNEKTPSFSVAPEKGFYYCFGCHASGNVIKFLMELEHLSFVEVLERLANRANIPLPEAKLSPEQRARDERRKKLYEASELAATFFHNCLTQTSIGKVGLDYLKKRGLTKETIEKFKLGFAPDGWDKLYRAFHERGIDDSILLELNLVRKNQKGQFYDFFRNRIMFPIMDGKGRVVAFGGRVMDDSTPKYLNSPESAIFEKGKLLFAFDKAYKSIRQERQAILVEGYMDVISAHNHGVTNVVASLGTAYTRDHGHILMRQADEIVLAYDMDGAGRQAAARAIELLQNTDFKVRVLAMPDGKDPDDYVRNHGGQAFKDLVTKAVKPLDYLLSESLIKHDTNDTEGKQAVLADVFPYIANIDSQTQRDDALKTLALPLWLDNSSIFRYFRDYVKKGQIELVDTASAPLPTQDLPKGDAEKLLSLAFTDGEVLQHMMSYLPLEDFEKIEYRGIIEKIFTLFKQEGRLDDTTIQSVLSPSEYDIYSRLVVMSDDEYKVQVPGLIRKIRLHSLREQYKAHSIMADQLKRAGDSTFISELHKCQEIQNLIREWSK; from the coding sequence ATGAGCCGATATTTTGAAAATGAATTGATTGAACAAATCAAAGATGCAAATGATATTGTATCTGTAATATCTGAGCATGTAGCCTTAAAGAAACGGGGCAAGAACTATTGGGGTTGTTGTCCATTTCATAATGAAAAGACGCCGTCCTTTAGTGTTGCCCCTGAAAAGGGCTTTTATTATTGTTTTGGCTGTCATGCATCGGGAAATGTCATTAAATTCCTTATGGAACTTGAGCATTTAAGCTTTGTTGAGGTCTTAGAGCGCCTTGCTAATCGCGCTAATATTCCATTGCCAGAGGCTAAGCTTTCACCAGAACAACGAGCTCGAGACGAACGACGGAAAAAACTATATGAAGCGTCAGAATTAGCGGCTACATTTTTCCATAACTGCCTTACACAAACATCGATTGGTAAGGTTGGCCTTGATTACTTAAAAAAACGGGGCCTTACAAAAGAGACGATTGAAAAATTTAAATTAGGCTTTGCCCCAGATGGTTGGGATAAGTTGTATCGTGCCTTTCACGAACGCGGCATTGATGATTCAATTCTCTTGGAGCTAAATCTAGTTCGTAAAAATCAAAAGGGGCAGTTTTACGATTTCTTTAGAAACCGTATTATGTTTCCCATTATGGATGGGAAAGGTCGTGTAGTTGCCTTTGGTGGACGTGTCATGGATGATAGTACACCAAAATATTTGAACTCGCCAGAATCAGCCATCTTTGAAAAGGGGAAACTATTATTTGCCTTTGATAAGGCTTATAAGTCCATTCGTCAAGAACGACAAGCTATCCTTGTGGAAGGTTACATGGACGTTATCTCTGCCCATAACCATGGTGTTACTAATGTGGTAGCATCTTTGGGAACAGCTTATACACGAGACCATGGGCATATCTTGATGCGGCAGGCCGATGAAATTGTGCTGGCCTATGATATGGATGGAGCAGGTCGTCAAGCGGCGGCTAGAGCTATAGAATTATTGCAAAATACGGACTTCAAGGTGCGTGTCCTCGCTATGCCAGATGGCAAAGATCCAGATGATTATGTACGTAATCATGGAGGACAAGCATTTAAAGATTTAGTGACTAAAGCGGTTAAGCCTCTTGATTATTTATTGAGTGAGTCCCTAATTAAACACGATACAAATGATACGGAAGGGAAGCAAGCTGTATTGGCTGATGTATTCCCGTATATTGCTAATATAGATAGTCAAACACAACGGGATGATGCATTAAAAACATTGGCATTACCTTTGTGGCTTGATAATAGTAGTATCTTTAGATATTTCAGAGACTATGTAAAAAAAGGACAAATTGAATTAGTGGATACTGCATCTGCACCTTTGCCAACACAGGATTTACCTAAAGGTGATGCAGAGAAATTATTGTCCTTAGCATTTACAGATGGTGAAGTGTTACAACATATGATGAGCTACTTGCCATTAGAGGACTTTGAAAAAATTGAATATCGCGGTATAATAGAAAAGATATTCACCTTATTTAAACAAGAAGGTCGTCTAGATGATACTACCATTCAGTCTGTTTTATCGCCATCGGAGTATGATATTTACTCTAGATTGGTTGTTATGAGTGACGATGAATATAAGGTGCAAGTGCCTGGATTAATCCGCAAGATAAGGCTTCATTCATTGCGTGAACAGTATAAAGCGCATTCAATTATGGCGGATCAACTAAAACGGGCAGGAGATTCGACATTTATTAGCGAATTACATAAGTGTCAGGAAATACAGAACTTAATTAGAGAATGGTCTAAGTAA
- the rny gene encoding ribonuclease Y, with protein sequence MVLIGLGVGYFLRKNIAEGKLNQAEQEAARIIANGERTAESKKKEALLEAKEEIHKLRSDVERENKDRRSELQRMERRILQKEESLDKKLDNIEHKEEALHRKEADLAQSREKIEALYEKQMAELERISGMTFEEAKNILLTNVEQEIRHETAIMVKEMEQQAKDDAEKKAKEIISSAIQRCAADHVAETTVSVVALPNDEMKGRIIGREGRNIRALETLTGIDLIIDDTPEAVILSGFDPIRREVARIALEKLIVDGRIHPARIEEMVGKARKEVDQTIKEAGEQATFEADVHGLHPEIVKILGRLKYRTSYGQNVLKHSIEVSHLAGLMAAELGCDVTLAKRGGLIHDIGKALDRELEGSHVQIGVDVARKYRESAAVINCIGAHHGDEEFQSVEAVLVAAADAISAARPGARRETLENYLKRLSKLEEIAESFEGVEKCFAIQAGREIRVVVKPDKIDEAESTLLVRNIVKRIESELEYPGQIKVVIIRETRVVDYAK encoded by the coding sequence ATGGTACTGATTGGACTAGGGGTAGGCTATTTTTTAAGAAAAAATATTGCTGAAGGAAAACTGAATCAAGCTGAGCAAGAGGCTGCACGTATCATCGCTAATGGTGAACGCACAGCTGAGTCTAAAAAGAAAGAAGCTTTATTAGAAGCGAAAGAAGAAATTCATAAGCTCCGTTCTGATGTAGAACGAGAAAATAAAGATCGCCGTTCTGAACTTCAACGTATGGAACGTCGTATTCTTCAAAAAGAAGAATCTTTGGATAAAAAATTAGACAATATTGAGCACAAAGAGGAAGCTTTACATCGCAAAGAAGCTGACTTAGCCCAAAGCCGTGAAAAAATTGAAGCATTGTATGAAAAACAAATGGCAGAATTGGAACGTATTTCCGGTATGACATTTGAAGAAGCTAAGAATATCTTGTTAACGAATGTGGAACAAGAAATTCGTCATGAAACGGCGATTATGGTTAAGGAAATGGAGCAGCAAGCTAAGGATGACGCGGAGAAAAAAGCAAAAGAAATTATCTCCTCTGCTATCCAACGTTGCGCAGCTGACCATGTAGCGGAGACTACCGTATCCGTAGTGGCATTACCTAATGATGAAATGAAAGGTCGCATTATTGGTCGTGAAGGCCGTAATATTCGCGCACTTGAAACATTAACAGGTATTGACTTGATTATCGATGATACCCCAGAAGCAGTTATTCTTTCTGGCTTCGATCCAATTCGTCGTGAAGTGGCTCGTATTGCTTTGGAAAAATTGATTGTTGACGGTCGTATCCATCCAGCTCGTATTGAAGAAATGGTTGGTAAAGCTCGTAAAGAGGTTGACCAAACTATTAAAGAGGCTGGTGAACAAGCGACATTTGAAGCTGATGTTCACGGCTTACATCCTGAAATTGTAAAGATTTTAGGTCGTTTGAAATATCGTACTAGTTACGGTCAAAACGTTTTGAAACATTCTATTGAAGTATCTCATTTAGCAGGTTTGATGGCAGCTGAACTAGGCTGTGATGTAACATTGGCTAAACGAGGTGGTTTAATCCATGATATTGGTAAAGCATTGGACCGCGAACTTGAGGGTTCTCATGTTCAAATCGGTGTTGATGTGGCTCGTAAATATCGTGAAAGTGCAGCAGTAATTAACTGCATTGGCGCTCATCATGGTGATGAAGAGTTCCAATCTGTAGAAGCTGTATTAGTTGCAGCTGCTGATGCTATCTCTGCGGCTCGTCCTGGAGCACGTCGAGAAACATTAGAAAACTACTTGAAACGTTTATCTAAATTGGAAGAAATCGCTGAATCCTTCGAAGGCGTTGAAAAATGCTTTGCTATTCAAGCAGGTCGTGAGATTCGCGTTGTAGTAAAACCGGATAAGATTGATGAAGCTGAGTCTACATTACTCGTTCGGAATATCGTAAAACGCATCGAGTCTGAACTCGAATATCCAGGCCAAATTAAGGTCGTAATTATTCGTGAAACTCGCGTTGTGGATTACGCAAAATAA
- the rpoD gene encoding RNA polymerase sigma factor RpoD produces the protein MAKKVQKSQIEEIVEQLLEKGRKTGVLTQSEISDALHEQTDLTAEQLDDIYTTFGKLNIEVVADIDGEDADANPIEPEEEDEEDTSSEKNISIDLSVDSGVNIDDPVRMYLKEIGRVPLLSADEEIVLAKQIEAGAAEDATYKDVQLAKKAKKKLVDANLRLVVSIAKRYVGRGMLFLDLIQEGNLGLIKAVDKFDYTKGYKFSTYATWWIRQAITRAIADQARTIRIPVHMVETINKLIRISRQLLQDKGREPLPEEIAEGMGITVERVREIQKIAQEPVSLETPIGEEEDSHLGDFIEDQDAIAPDDAASYILLQEQIEDVFTCLTDREQQVLILRFGLKDGKPRTLEEVGQHFNVTRERIRQIEGKALTKLRNRGKRDKIKDFL, from the coding sequence GTGGCTAAGAAAGTACAAAAAAGTCAAATAGAGGAGATTGTTGAACAACTTCTTGAAAAAGGCCGGAAAACCGGTGTGTTGACACAATCAGAGATTTCAGATGCTCTTCATGAGCAGACTGATCTTACTGCAGAACAATTAGATGATATTTATACTACATTTGGTAAGTTAAATATTGAAGTAGTGGCTGATATCGACGGTGAGGATGCTGATGCTAATCCAATAGAGCCAGAAGAAGAGGATGAAGAGGATACTTCTAGTGAAAAGAATATCTCCATCGATTTAAGCGTAGACTCTGGCGTTAACATTGATGATCCAGTGCGTATGTACCTCAAAGAAATCGGTCGTGTTCCATTGCTTTCCGCTGATGAGGAAATTGTTTTAGCTAAGCAAATTGAAGCTGGCGCAGCAGAAGATGCTACATATAAAGACGTTCAACTTGCCAAAAAGGCTAAGAAAAAATTGGTAGATGCTAACTTGCGCCTAGTAGTAAGTATTGCAAAACGCTATGTAGGTCGTGGTATGTTATTCTTGGACTTGATTCAAGAAGGTAACTTGGGCCTTATTAAAGCTGTAGATAAGTTCGACTATACAAAGGGTTATAAATTCTCCACATATGCTACATGGTGGATTCGTCAAGCGATTACTCGTGCTATTGCGGACCAAGCTCGTACAATTCGTATTCCAGTACATATGGTAGAAACAATCAATAAATTGATTCGTATTTCCCGACAATTGTTGCAAGATAAAGGTCGTGAACCATTACCAGAGGAAATCGCAGAAGGTATGGGGATTACGGTGGAGCGTGTCCGTGAAATTCAAAAAATCGCACAAGAACCAGTATCATTGGAAACTCCAATTGGTGAAGAGGAAGACTCTCACTTGGGAGACTTCATTGAAGACCAAGATGCTATTGCTCCAGATGATGCAGCTAGCTACATCTTATTACAAGAACAAATTGAAGATGTATTTACATGCTTAACTGACCGTGAGCAACAAGTATTGATCTTGCGTTTTGGTTTGAAAGATGGTAAACCACGTACATTGGAAGAAGTAGGTCAACATTTCAATGTAACCCGTGAACGTATCCGTCAAATCGAAGGTAAAGCGCTTACTAAATTGCGCAATCGTGGTAAACGCGATAAAATTAAAGACTTCTTATAA
- a CDS encoding hydrogenase small subunit has translation MKNRINSLWTLFQERRLSRRTFMKSCVALTAILGLPPTMLDTVVKAAETTELPTVIWLHGHECTGCSESFIRSSSPFTSDVILNMISLEYDDTLAAASGAPLEEHLEKIIKEKAGKYILAVEGGVPLDENGVYCTVGGRTFKESLIEAAKGAAAIIEYGSCASWGGIQAAKPNPTNTVSVSSVVSGKPIIKVPGCPPIPEVMTGVIMHYALFGQIPPLDSQGRPKQFYGNRIHDTCYRRAFFDSGLFVEKFDDDASKSGWCLYKVGCRGPQTYNSCGNLRWWNGLSYPIQSGHGCIGCSEKGFWDNDVFYKRLPDIPLANTITTADTIGTVAAVGATAAVIVHGAATLTRNKILDMKEEKRLKEQGLWDEKKHNNGGGH, from the coding sequence GTGAAGAATCGTATAAACAGTTTATGGACACTCTTCCAAGAGCGACGTTTGAGTCGACGCACATTTATGAAATCCTGTGTAGCACTCACCGCTATTCTCGGTTTGCCACCAACGATGTTAGACACCGTTGTTAAGGCAGCTGAAACAACTGAATTGCCTACGGTAATTTGGCTACATGGTCATGAATGTACTGGTTGTAGTGAATCATTCATTCGCTCATCTTCTCCGTTTACATCTGATGTAATTTTAAACATGATTTCTCTTGAATATGATGATACTTTGGCGGCTGCATCTGGTGCACCATTAGAGGAACACTTAGAGAAAATCATCAAAGAAAAAGCAGGCAAATACATCTTGGCTGTTGAAGGTGGTGTGCCACTTGATGAAAATGGTGTTTACTGTACAGTAGGTGGACGTACATTTAAAGAGTCCTTAATCGAAGCGGCTAAAGGTGCAGCAGCAATCATTGAATATGGTTCCTGCGCATCTTGGGGTGGTATTCAAGCGGCTAAACCAAATCCAACAAATACAGTATCTGTATCTTCTGTTGTATCTGGTAAGCCTATTATCAAAGTTCCTGGGTGTCCTCCAATTCCAGAGGTTATGACTGGTGTAATCATGCATTATGCATTATTTGGTCAAATTCCACCTCTTGATTCTCAAGGCCGTCCTAAACAATTTTATGGTAATCGTATTCACGACACATGCTACCGCCGTGCCTTCTTTGACTCTGGTCTCTTCGTTGAAAAATTCGACGACGATGCATCCAAATCTGGTTGGTGCTTGTATAAAGTAGGTTGTCGTGGACCTCAAACATATAATTCTTGTGGTAACTTACGTTGGTGGAATGGTTTGTCCTATCCAATTCAATCCGGTCACGGCTGTATTGGTTGCTCTGAAAAGGGCTTCTGGGATAATGACGTATTCTACAAACGTTTACCAGATATTCCATTAGCTAATACCATCACAACTGCTGATACAATCGGTACAGTGGCTGCTGTTGGTGCTACTGCAGCAGTTATCGTTCATGGTGCTGCAACTCTTACGCGTAATAAAATTCTTGATATGAAAGAAGAAAAACGCTTAAAAGAACAAGGCTTATGGGATGAAAAGAAACATAATAATGGAGGAGGTCACTAA
- a CDS encoding thioredoxin family protein, translating to MAITAITSVQEFDEKVLGSKGLAIVDFWAAWCEPCTVMRPEVEAVAERLKGQVEFFSVDAEDKNLRGVLLKEDIDGIPSMVFYRDGKMLDSLVGYKKADVLESLIKEVI from the coding sequence ATGGCAATTACAGCGATTACTAGTGTACAAGAATTTGATGAAAAAGTACTTGGCTCTAAAGGTTTAGCTATTGTTGATTTCTGGGCTGCCTGGTGCGAACCTTGCACTGTTATGCGTCCAGAAGTAGAAGCAGTAGCAGAACGTTTGAAAGGACAAGTAGAGTTCTTTAGTGTTGATGCAGAAGATAAAAATCTTCGTGGCGTTTTGTTGAAAGAAGATATCGATGGTATTCCATCCATGGTATTCTATCGCGATGGCAAAATGCTTGATTCCCTTGTGGGTTACAAGAAAGCTGATGTGCTTGAGTCCCTAATCAAGGAAGTTATCTAA
- the queD gene encoding 6-carboxytetrahydropterin synthase QueD has product MFTVTKRLEVSASHQLKLDYPSKCQNLHGHNWIITVHARSEELDHNGMVIDFTIIKEKIHGRLDHRHINDVLGDINPTAENMAKWIADELGPKCFKVEVQESEGNTAIYERD; this is encoded by the coding sequence ATGTTTACAGTTACAAAACGATTAGAGGTGAGTGCATCTCACCAATTGAAATTAGATTATCCAAGCAAATGTCAAAATCTACATGGGCATAATTGGATTATTACGGTTCATGCTCGTTCTGAAGAGTTAGACCATAATGGCATGGTCATCGACTTTACCATTATTAAAGAAAAAATTCATGGCCGCTTAGATCATCGTCATATCAATGATGTATTAGGCGATATTAATCCTACTGCTGAAAACATGGCAAAATGGATTGCTGATGAGTTGGGTCCTAAATGTTTCAAAGTAGAGGTTCAAGAGTCTGAAGGGAACACAGCTATTTATGAACGTGATTGA
- a CDS encoding tRNA (adenine(22)-N(1))-methyltransferase yields the protein MEPRPMMDRLEAVFSIVPKARAIADIGTDHGYLAVELINRNRADFVIAGDVHKGPLESAKEYVKSRGLESKVDCRLGDGLKVTQKGELNGAICCGMGGFLMRDIVEEGPEPLEFYVLQPQNGQKELRQYMVQKGYVIVLEIIVEDTGKLYTAFLAIREDCLENYTGTANHENVYATLPEESLLWFVGALLEQERPELWTKYIEYLIYQRQCALDGMTEKLSHTDKYRDLEREVEFLRSLLESR from the coding sequence ATGGAACCTAGACCTATGATGGATCGCTTAGAGGCGGTTTTTTCGATTGTGCCAAAGGCTCGTGCAATAGCTGATATTGGCACTGATCATGGATATTTAGCAGTAGAACTTATCAACCGTAATCGTGCTGACTTTGTTATAGCCGGTGATGTACATAAGGGACCTTTAGAATCTGCAAAAGAATATGTTAAGTCCCGAGGGCTTGAGTCTAAGGTAGATTGCCGTTTAGGGGATGGTCTCAAGGTAACGCAGAAGGGCGAGCTAAATGGTGCCATTTGCTGTGGTATGGGCGGTTTCTTGATGCGCGATATCGTAGAAGAAGGGCCTGAACCGTTGGAATTCTACGTGTTACAACCACAAAATGGGCAAAAAGAATTGCGTCAGTATATGGTGCAAAAAGGCTATGTTATTGTTCTTGAAATTATTGTTGAAGATACCGGTAAATTATATACTGCGTTTTTAGCAATTCGCGAGGATTGCTTGGAAAACTATACAGGCACAGCAAATCATGAAAATGTGTATGCCACATTGCCTGAAGAATCCTTACTATGGTTTGTTGGGGCTCTTCTTGAACAAGAACGACCAGAACTTTGGACAAAATATATTGAGTATTTGATATATCAACGACAATGTGCCTTGGATGGTATGACAGAGAAATTGAGCCATACTGACAAATATCGGGATTTAGAGCGCGAAGTCGAATTTCTTCGTAGTCTTTTAGAAAGTAGATAG